The window GGGGGTCCGGACCGGCCGCCATCCGGATGCGGGCCATGTCGGCGTCCGTGAAGTGGAACTTGAGCATGGTTCCCCCATGTGCGTTCCCGAGCTGGAAGTCGTCCCGTACTGGATTAGAGCCGCTCGGCGTGACAGGAGTTGCACAAGGTCCGGAACCCGGGCGCGCAATGGCCGATTCCGCTCGGCCCCTTGAGCGATGCGCCGCGACTGCACCGGCGAGGGCGGTCCCCCGGCGGAGCCGTGCGCCTCCGACGGTCGGCGGACCGCCGTGATTGTTCATGGCATCGGGGTAACCGGCGGGTGAGCAGCCACAGGATGGACGACCGTGACCGGGCCAGGGCGCCGGGCGCGCGCTCGCATGCCATTCTGACGGGGGCGGGACCCTGCGCCGATCCACCGGCGAGAGCGGCTGCCGGGCTACGAAGGGACCACCTGTGGTTGATCCTCAGAAGGCGTCGGCCGCCGCGAACGGTGCCGACCCCGCCGTCGAGGCGAGGCTGCTCGCCGGACTGCTGGTGGACGAGGAGCGGCCCGAGCAGCCTGTCCTCCTGGACGGCGAGGGCAAGCCGCTGGACACCTGGCGCGAGAACTATCCGTACGAGACGAAGCTGCGCCGGCAGGCGTACGAGCGGCAGAAGCGGATTCTGCAGATCGAACTCCTGAAGCTGCAGAAGTGGGTGCGGGAGACCGGCCAGCGGATCGTCGTGGTGTGCGAGGGGCGCGACGCGGCGGGCAAGGGCGGCACCATCAAGCGTTTCACCGAACGTCTGAACCCGCGTGGGGCCCACGTGGTGGCGCTGGACAAGCCCACCGAGAAGGAGTCGGGGCAGTGGTACTTCCAGCGCTACGTCCCCCATCTGCCGGGGGCCGGTGAGATCGTCTTCTTCGACCGGTCCTGGTACAACCGGGCGGGTGTGGAGCGGGTCATGGGCTTCTGCACGCCGGCCCAGTACCGGCACTTCCACGAGCAGGCGCCCGTCTTCGAGAAGATGCTCACCGATGACGGGATCCTGCTGGTCAAGTTCTGGTTCTCGGTGTCGCGCGCCGAGCAGCGCACCCGGTTCGCCATCCGCCAGGTCGACCCCGTCCGGCAGTGGAAACTGTCCCCCACCGACCTGGCCTCCCTCGACCTGTGGGACGCCTACACCGAGGCGAAGGTCGACATGTTCCGCACGACCGACACGCCCTATGCGCCGTGGACCGTGGTGAAGAGCAACGACAAGCGTCGCGGCCGCCTCGAGGCCATGCGCCATCTGCTCCTGCACTGCGACTACGCGGCGAAGGACGAGGAGGCCGTGGGGACGGCCGATCCGCAGATCATCGGGGCCGCCGACACCTTGCTGGAGAGCGGTGAGGAACCGACGGATCTCTCCCCCACACCCCTGTCGCCCCTCAGCGACGGCTCGGGCCGCCACCCCGAGGAGTCGCCGGGCCCCGGAGAGAAGACCTGAGCGTCTCGAAGCCCTCGGTACGCGGAGTGCCGGCCGCCGTCCCACTCAGTCCGCAGTCCGATGGGCGCTCGGCGGCAGGCCGCCGAACAGGCCTCAGGCCTTCGGCTGGGTGAGGCGGATGCTGTTGCCGAAGGGGTCGCGGAGGCCGCAGTCGATGCCGTACGGGCGCTCGGTGGGCTCCTCGGTGAACTCGACGCCCCGGCTCAGCAGCGTCTCGTAGGTCTTGCGGCAGTCCTCCGTGCCGAGGATGAGGTGGCCACCCATGACGCCCTTGGTCACCAGTTCGCGAACCTGCTGTGCTGTCTCCTCCGACATCGCCGGGGGTCCCGGCTTCTCCAGCAGGATCTGGCGCTCCGGGTGGCCGGGGACGCCGACGGTCAGCCAGCGCATGAAGCCGAGGTCGACGTCGGCGTTGACCTCCAGGCCGAGCTTGCCGACGTAGAAGTCGAGGGCCTCGTCCTGGTCGAGGACGTAGATCTGCGAGTGCGTGATTGCGGTGAACATGCGCGTCACGCTACCGAGGGGACCGGACGGAAACTTATCCAGAACTGCTCAGTCGGCGAACGCGAAGGCCGGGGCCGCCGGGGCGGTGAGCACGCCGGTCGCCGGGAGCGGACGGTCAGGCACGCGGCCGTGTCCACGCCATCGTGAAGCACGTCGGCACGCCCGCGGAGGCCGGTCCCGTCGGGTCCGCCGTGCGACCGGCTTCCTGCCGGTAGGCCCGCGGCGAGCGGCCGACGATGCCGCTGAACGTCCGGCTGAAGGTTCCCGGACTGCCGAAGCCGACCTCGAAGCAGATGTCCGTCACACTGCGGCCGGTTTCCCGCAGCAGGAACATCGCACGCTCGACCCGGCGGCGCTGCAGGTAGCGGTGCGGCGTCTCGCCGAAGGTGGCACGGAAGGTACGCGTGAAGTGCGCCGGGGACACATGGGCGATCCGTGCGAGGGCCGGGACGTCCAGCGGCTGCGCGTAGGCACGGTCCATCGCGTCGCGTGCCCGCAGCATGCGGCGGTTGGTCTCCTCTGCGGCGCGGCTCACAGCGCCATCACACCACGGCCGCCCACGGGCGATGACGGTCCGGCGTACGGGCTCGACGCCGTTGACAAAACGGAACTGTGTTCCGTAACGTAAACGGAACAACGCTCCGCTTTCGGCGCGACCGAAACCGGGCGCTCCTGCCCGCCCCACCCGCCGCCGGCCGACGAGACATCCGGCAGGCGGCGAAGGCCATCGAAGGGACACCGCACCATGAGCGAACCGACCCGTACAGCCGACCTTTTCACCCCGCCCGCTCCCGTTCTCTCCGTCAGTCCGGTGGTGCTGCCGGCTCCCGACCGGGCCGTGGACCTGGAGATGCGGGTCTCCGCACCCGTGACCGGGAGCGATCTGCCGGTCATCCTCCTCTCACACGGACAGGGTTACTCGAACCACCTCTCCTCACTGCACGGCTACGCCCCCCTCGCCGACTTCTGGGCGGCGCACGGCTTCGTCGTGATCCAGCCGACCCATCTGAGTTCGAGGACGCTGAGCCTGGATCCCGCCACCCCCGGAGCACCCCTTTACTGGCGGTCGCGAGCCGAGGACATGAGGCGCATCCTCGACCGGCTCGACGTGATCGAGTCCTTGGTCCCGCAGCTTTCCGGACGCCTGGACCACGGCAGCGTCGCCGTCGCCGGGCACTCCATGGGCGGGCACACCGCGAGCCTGCTGCTCGGCGCCCGGCTCACCGATCCGCACGACGGCACGGAGGTGAACCTGACCGAGCCCCGGATCAAGGCCGGAGTGCTGCTCGCCGCGCCCGGCCGAGGCGGCGACGCCCTCACCGAGTCCGCGGCCGAGAGCCTCCCCTTCCTCCTGACCACGGACTTCTCCAGGATGACGACGCCCGCGCTCGTGGTCGCCGGCGACAAGGACACCGCCACCCACCTGACGGTCGCGGGCGCGGACTGGTATGCCGATCCGTACACCCTCTCCCCGGGCCCCAAGTCCCTGCTCACCCTGTTCGACGCGGAGCACGGACTCGGCGGGGTCGCCGGATACGACGTCGCCGAGACCACGGACGAGAACCCCGAGCGGGTGGCAGCGGTCGCACGGCTCACCTGGGCCTACCTCCGCTCGGCACTCCGTCCCGGGGATGCCGCGTGGCAGACGGCGCGTGACGCACTGACGACCGGCCCCGACCCCCTCGGACGGGTCGACTCCAAGTAGGCCGAGGAGACGCCGTACGCACCCGCTCAGGCCTGGGCGCCGTCCGGGACGCCGGCCGCCAGGAGCTTGCGGGTGAACCTGTGCATGTGGGGATCGAGGGTGTCCGCGGGCTCGGCGAGGACCTGCGGCAGGGACAGCCACCTGACCGTCTCGAACTCGCCCTCGTCGAACGACGTGATGCTGCCGACGGCCGCGTGCAGGACGTACCACAACGACACATCCGTGTGCCGGCCCTGCCCCCGCGTCCGCGTGACGGTCAGGAAGAAGGGGGCCGTCCCGCAGACCCGGGACGGAACAGCCTCGATGTGCAGCTCCTCCCGGCACTCGCGCACGACCGTGTCCCACGGATCCTCCGCCGGCTCGACATGACCGCCGCTGGGCAGCCACAGACCGGCCTTGCGGTGCGCGACCAGAAGGAGCTCTTCTCGCTCCTCGTCGAGGACCACGAAGTAGCTCACGAGGTGGACCGCGGGCACGTCGGGTTTCCGCGTCCGGTACAGCGGAGCCCCGCCCGCGATCCATTCCGCGGCCGTGGCGAGATGCGCCCGCTCCTGCTCGTCCCAGGGGCGGACACCGTCGAGCAGGTGCGCCAGGCGTGCTCGCAGAAGCTGGTCGGTCACCTCTGAACCACCGGTCCCCGTCACGGTGTTCATGCTGCCAGGAGGGTGCGACATTCCGGCTTCCGCGGGCCGGGAGCGCGGCATGAACGAGCCACAAGAACCGCAAAGAGTTCTTCGCGAACAACCCTTTGCGAAGAACTCTTTGCGGTCTAGGGTGCTCGGTATGACTGAACCCGACGCGACGCCGCAGCGTCCAAACACCCACCAGGACACGGTCGTTCTGGACGCGAAAGGGCTGCGTGCCCTGGCGCATCCGCTGCGGGTGCGGCTGGTGGGACTGCTGCGGAAGCACGGCCCGTCGACAGCCACCCGGCTCGCGGAGCGCCTGGAGATCAATTCCGGCACCGCCAGCTACCACCTGCGTCAACTCGCGGGCGCAGGTCTCGTCGAGGAGGACACGGAACGCGGCAACGCGCGCGAGCGCTGGTGGCGTTCGGTGCATCGCAGGACATGGTTCAACGACCGCGACCTGGCCGAGCGCGAGCCGGAGACCACGCTGGTCTACCTGAGGTCCGTCGCCGCCACCTACACCGCGCGCACGGAGCGGGCCCTCAACGAGCTCCAGACCATGCCCCGCGTGTGGCGGGACACCTTCGACATCAGCGACTGGGGCCTGCGACTGACCCCCGAGGAAGCTGCCGACCTCTACGAGGAGTTGCGGGGAGTCGTCAGCCGGTACCGGCTGGACACGCCGGAGGCCGCGGTGTCGGCCCCCGAAGGCGCCGAGCGGTTCTCCGTGATCACTCAGCTGCTGCCCGAGCCCGATGCGCCCTCGCCGCCGGCAGACCCTTCGGAGACCGACGAGGCGACGGCACGGGAAAATCCGTGACCGGGACCGCCTCGGGTACGGACGCCACACCTGGCCGACGGGCGTTACGGCCGCTGGTCGGCGTACTCACCGCGATGGCGGTCTCGCTGACCGGCACTCGGATCTCGGGCATCGCGCTGCCCTGGTTCGTGCTCGTCACGACCGGCAGCGCCACGCAGACCGGGCTCGTCGCCTTCTTCGAGATGACTCCCTATGTGGTCGTCAAAGCCCTCACCGGGCCGCTGGTGGACCGGGTGGGCCCGCGCGTCATCTCCTGGACCACTGACCTGGCCAGCGCGTCCGCCGCCGCTGCCGTTCCGCTTCTGCATGGTCTGGATCTGCTCTCCTTCCCCCTGCTGCTGGTCCTGGTGGCGCTGATCGGCGCGGCCCGGGGCCCCGGCGACCTCGCCAAGGAGGTCATGGTGCCGGAGGCGGCCGACCACAGCCGGGTGCCGCTGGAACGGGCCACGGGCCTGTCCGGCGTGATCGAGAGGCTCGCGTCCACCGCGGGCCCCGCGGTGGGCGGCTCCTTGGTCGCGCTGGTCGGCCCCCTGACGGGCCTGCTGGTCAACGCGGCCTGCTTCGCCGCCGGTTCGGCGGTCATCGCGCTGTTGCTGCCCCGCGGTGTGGGCCGTTCCACCGAGGACGCCTCGTCGCGCAACGGGGAAGAGGGACCGGGTTACTGGCAGCGGTTCCGCGAGGGATGGGCCTTCCTGCGCGGCGACCCCCTGCTCCTCGCCCTCATCATGATGGTCGGCGTCACCAATCTGCTGGACGCGGCGTTCGCCGCGGTGCTCGTTCCCGTCTGGGCCCGGGAATCCGGGAACGGGCCGACTGCGATCGGCCTCATGGGCGCCGTCGCGGGAGCCGCGGCGATCGGCGGGAGCCTGCTGGCGACGGCGGTCGCACACCGGCTGCGGCGCCGGGCGGTGTTCTTCATCGGGTTCCTGGTCGCCGGGGCGCCACGGTTCCTGGTCCTCGCCGTCGACGCGCCGATGAGTGTTGTGCTGACCGTCTTCGCCGTCAGCGGTTTCGGCGCCGGCTTCCTCAACCCGATCATCGGAGCCGTCCTCTTCGAGCGGGTGCCACGCCCGTTGCTCGGCCGGGTCAACGCCCTCGGCGACGCCATGGCGTGGTCCGGCATCCCCCTGGGCGGGCTGATCGCCGGAGCGGCGGTGGCCATGGCCGGACCGGTACCGGTGCTGCTGGTCGGCGGGGCCGCGTACTTCCTCACCACGAACCTGACCGGTCTGCGGCCGGAATGGCGGGAGATGGACCGCACCCGCGGACGGGCGCCCTCCGGCAGCGGAGCGAAGGCTGACGCGCATCCCGGTGACCGGGCAGCACCGCGGTCCCGATAGCGTCGCGCTCTTCTCCGGCCGACCGGACGAGGTCCTCAGCAGCAGGTATCGATGACCGATCCCCACCAGCGACTCCGGTGCGCACTCGACGCGCTGGACACCGCTTTCGCACCGCTCTTCGACCAGCCGTTCGCTGCGGGTGGTTGCGGCCACTACTACCCGGAGGACGCCCTCGCGGTCCTGGCCGGGCCCCCGCATCTCGTGCCGGAGGATCTGGTGGCGTCCGTCGCGGCCCGGTCCGCCGGCCACTGGGACGACTTTCCCACCCCGCTACCGGCGGCTGACACCGAGGATCGTGCGGCTTCTCGTCACCGGGCGGCTGCACGTCGATCACGGCCTGGTCGCCTCGCGGCCCGTCGCCGCCCGGTGGCGCGAGTGGCCGGGGCCCGAGCGGGAGGCTCTGGAGGAGGTGTGGCGCGGCTGGTGGCGAGCGACGCTGCACGAGTACCCCGGTCCCGTCACCGACGTGCTGGAGACCGTCCCGGTCAGCGGCGGCGCCCTCGGGCCGTGGCTGCCCGTATGGGCCGACACCCGAACCGAGTCGGCGGACCGCCACCTCCGCGACGCCGTCGACGGCTGGCTCTTCGGGGAGCAACTCGCCGATGTGCGCCTCGGCTTCTACACCGAGCTGCACGCCTAACCGGAACTGCTCCCGTGGCTGCTCTCCCTGGAAGCCGGCCGCCTCGGCGCGGCACGACTCAACGAGGTGGAACGCATCGCGGACCGGTGATCCACCCCCTTGCCTCACCTATCGATTTTCGATAGATTTCTATCGCTGATCGATTGAGGGAGTGGTGATGGGAAAGCTGACAGTGCTTGCGCTGCGCGTCGTGCTCGTGACGCTGATCGCCGGTTCGCTGTTCGTCCAGACGGTGATGGTTCCGCTGCTGGCCGCGGACATGAGGGAGCTCAACAGCGACTACACGTATCTGCGCACCCCGTTCCTCGTGATCACGGTCCTGGGCGTCGTCACGGCCCAGGTCGTCCTCGTCTGCGTGTGGCGGCTGGTGACGATGGTGCGGCGAGGGACGGTCTTCTCCCCCTCCGCCTTCCGGTACGTGCACATCGTGATCGGCGCGGTCGTGGCGGCCGCCCTCCTGCTGTTCGGGCTCGCGGTCCTCCTCGCGCCGGGCGAAGCCGTCGCCCCCGGCGTGGTCCTGCTGATCTGCGGGGCCGTCGTGGCGGTCCTCGGGGTCGCGCTCGTCGTGCTCGTCCTGCGGATGCTGCTCGCCCAGGCCGTGGCCCGTGACGTCGAGGCCGCGCAGCTGCAGGCCGAGCTGGAAGAGGTGATCTGATGCCGATCACCGTCGACATCGACGTGATGCTGGCCAAACGGAAGATGTCCGTGGGTGAGCTCGCGGACCGCGTGGGGATCACGCCGGCCAACCTGGCCGTACTCAAGAACGGCCGCGCGAAGGCGGTACGTTTCGCGACGCTCGCCGCGCTCTGCGAGGTGCTCGAGTGCCAGCCGGGGGACCTGCTGCGCTGGGAGGCCCCGTACGCGGAGGACTCCGAGAACCCCGGGGGCGAGTGACGTCGGCCGTCCACGACGGCGAGCCGGGGGCCGACACGCCCCAGGCCGCCCGGCTACGACGGCGGCGACTGTGGCTCCGCCCGTTCCCCGCCCCGGACCCGATCAGTCCGCCGAGCCGCGGAAGGTCGCCAGGAAGGTCTTCAGCGCCTGCTGATTGGCCGGGGAGTCCCAGTCGGCCTCCGGGGTCGTCCAGCGCAGTGAGAAGCCCTGGCCGCCCCCGATGAGGAACCCGCGTCCGAACGTGCGCACCCGCGTTCCCTCGGGCTCTTCGACCCACTGCATGTCGGCGGCCTTGCGGCCCTGATAGGTCGTCGCGCGGATGGCGCCCAGCCTGTCGTACCCGGCCCCCTGCCGCAGCAGCGCGGGCTCGACGGTGTCCCGCCACACGGCGACCGGGTCGGAGCCGACGCGCGTGCTGTAGGTGACGGTCAGGTTCCGCGGGTCGCCGTCGGCGCCGAGGACCACCCGGTAGGAGCGGTCCTCGGCGCGGTCGGCGCTCAGCCGCTTCCAGCCCTTGGGGAGAGCTACGGCGAAACCCTCGGGTGCCTTGGAGACGCGGAACCCGGGCGGCAGCGTCGAAGTGGCGGAGGGCGAAGGGGACGGGGAGGGAGCGGACGAGCGGGAGGGAGAGGGCGACGCGGAGGCAGTATCCCTTCCGGGCGGCGGCGTGCTCACCTCGCTCGCCGCGCCGGTGGGGATCACGGGCCCGGTACGGGAGGGCGCCGCGTCGGGCACGGAGGAGTCGCCGTCGGAACTGTCGCCGGTCACGGCGAGGGCGGTGACCGTCACGGCGACGGCAGCGACGACCGCGGCCCCGACGAGCGCCGCACGGCCGAGGTTCTGTCTGCCCCCGGCTCTGCCCAGGAGGCCGTGCGCCGACGGCCGCGACTGCGGATTCGCCGTCCGAGCCGCTCCGGGGTTCTCACTGATGATGTCTCTGAGGACTTCTCGCACCGCCGGGCCGGTCGGCCGTTCACGGGCGTCCTTGCGGAGCAGTGCCTGAATGATGTCGGCCAGCGGACCGGCGCGCCGCGGGCTGCGCAGCGGCAACCGCACGATCGCCTTGAGGGTCGTCTCGGGCCTGCCGCGGTCACGGAAGGGCGGGCGCCCCTCGGTCATCGTGTAGAGCAGCGCGCCCAGGGCCCACAGGTCTGCCGGAGAACCGTAGGACTCGCCACGGGCCTGTTCCGGGGACGCGTACGCCGGTGCGCCGATCCGTGCCGGCGGAGCCACGCCCGCCAGGCCGTAGCCGGAGACGACCACACCGCCGTGGTCGCGTACGAACACCTGGCCGAGGCTCAGTTCGCCGTGTACGAGGCCCTCGCTGTGCGCGGCCTCCAGCACGTCGAGCAGGTCGAGCCCGATGCGGGCGGCCCGCGCGCATTCGAGCGCGCCGTACTGATCGAGGAACTCGCCCAGGGGCATGCCGTCGATCCACTCGACGACCGTCCACAGGCTGCCGGACTCCTCGACGACGTCGATGACGTTCGCGGCCTTGCCCGGCCAGCGCAGCGCCATGATTTCGGAGGCGCGCATGATCCGCGTGATGGTCGGCCCGGCCGGCTCCTGCGACGGATCGGGCGGCAGCTGCGTCTGCGTCAGCAGTCGCGGACGCGCGGACTCGGTGTCCTCTCCGTACCAGCAGACGCAGTTCGCTTCCCGGTGGACGACCTCCTGAAGCCGATACCTTCCGGCAACCAACTCATTCGCAGCGGCGCCCGCGTTGCCCATGCCCATCCCTCGTCGAACCCTGGCTCCCAGTCCTCAGGAGTACGCAGTGGGTCATGTCCTGCGTTCAACGGATCCGCAATCGCCGGCGCCGATGTGGCCGTCGAGCCGGCTCCCCCGGTCGCGGAACGGGTCACCACACGGCCGGAGCGCAAAGGGGCGGGAAAGCGGACGTTTGACCTCCCCAGGTTCCACGTCCGCTTTCCCGCCGACAGGGGGCCACTACCCGCAACTTCCGGGGCTATGCCAGAACTCGGCCCGGACGGAGGATCCTCCGTCTCCACCCCAGGCTGCGGCGGTTCGCCGACACGTTTTCCCAGGCCCGCGGCCTGAAGCCCTGGTCCGGTCCTTTCCGCGAAAGACAGATGTGTACATGTTGAAAGAGGGGGTAGATGCGGCCCAGCACAGGGTGAGGGTGGACTGCATGGAACCATTGACAAGGGGCGGAGGCCGAATGGCGCCGCAGCGTGGCCGCATACAGACCACTGTTGCTTTGGAAGGCGATTCGTTCTGCATCGCGGAGGCCCGCCATCTCGCGGCCGACTTCCTCGCGCGGGCCCAGTCCGTCCACGGCATGCCGGTCACGGCCCGCGCGGTGGACCTGACCCAGCTGGTGGTGAGCGAGCTGGTCACCAACGCTCTGAAGTACGCACCAGGGCCCGTCCTGCTGGATCTGCGGATCGTCGGCGACACGCTCGAGGTGGTCGTCTGGGACAGCGATCCGGTACTGCCGGTGGCCCGGGCCGCGGACCCCGGACGAGTGGGTCAGCACGGCCTGGAGATCGTCATGGCCATCTGCGAGGGCTTCGAGGTCCAGAGAGAGCCGGTCGGCAAGCACATCACCGCGCGGCTCGCCCTCCTCGCCGACCCGGACACCGTCTGACCCACGCCCCGGCGCCGACAGCCGGACGGCAGACGGCAGACGGCAGACGGCAGACGGCAGACGGCAGACGGCAGACGGCAGTGAGTCCCCGTACGGCTCCGGTCGACTCGGCCTGTCGGCAAGAAAGTCCACATGCACGCGCCGTGCCGGGGCACTCGTGACTCACCTGACCGATCGACAGGGAGTCCCCCGTGATAGTTGTCGCCATCGTTGGCGTATGTGTCGTGCTGGCCGTACTGGCCTTTCTCGTCCCCCGTATCTCACGTCACCCCGAACGCGGCACTCAGCGCTCGCTCGGCGCCGGTGCGCGAGCCGGCGGCA of the Streptomyces aurantiacus genome contains:
- a CDS encoding VOC family protein gives rise to the protein MFTAITHSQIYVLDQDEALDFYVGKLGLEVNADVDLGFMRWLTVGVPGHPERQILLEKPGPPAMSEETAQQVRELVTKGVMGGHLILGTEDCRKTYETLLSRGVEFTEEPTERPYGIDCGLRDPFGNSIRLTQPKA
- a CDS encoding serine/threonine-protein kinase; this encodes MRASEIMALRWPGKAANVIDVVEESGSLWTVVEWIDGMPLGEFLDQYGALECARAARIGLDLLDVLEAAHSEGLVHGELSLGQVFVRDHGGVVVSGYGLAGVAPPARIGAPAYASPEQARGESYGSPADLWALGALLYTMTEGRPPFRDRGRPETTLKAIVRLPLRSPRRAGPLADIIQALLRKDARERPTGPAVREVLRDIISENPGAARTANPQSRPSAHGLLGRAGGRQNLGRAALVGAAVVAAVAVTVTALAVTGDSSDGDSSVPDAAPSRTGPVIPTGAASEVSTPPPGRDTASASPSPSRSSAPSPSPSPSATSTLPPGFRVSKAPEGFAVALPKGWKRLSADRAEDRSYRVVLGADGDPRNLTVTYSTRVGSDPVAVWRDTVEPALLRQGAGYDRLGAIRATTYQGRKAADMQWVEEPEGTRVRTFGRGFLIGGGQGFSLRWTTPEADWDSPANQQALKTFLATFRGSAD
- a CDS encoding ArsR/SmtB family transcription factor is translated as MTEPDATPQRPNTHQDTVVLDAKGLRALAHPLRVRLVGLLRKHGPSTATRLAERLEINSGTASYHLRQLAGAGLVEEDTERGNARERWWRSVHRRTWFNDRDLAEREPETTLVYLRSVAATYTARTERALNELQTMPRVWRDTFDISDWGLRLTPEEAADLYEELRGVVSRYRLDTPEAAVSAPEGAERFSVITQLLPEPDAPSPPADPSETDEATARENP
- a CDS encoding DUF2975 domain-containing protein, producing the protein MGKLTVLALRVVLVTLIAGSLFVQTVMVPLLAADMRELNSDYTYLRTPFLVITVLGVVTAQVVLVCVWRLVTMVRRGTVFSPSAFRYVHIVIGAVVAAALLLFGLAVLLAPGEAVAPGVVLLICGAVVAVLGVALVVLVLRMLLAQAVARDVEAAQLQAELEEVI
- a CDS encoding DUF6411 family protein, translating into MIVVAIVGVCVVLAVLAFLVPRISRHPERGTQRSLGAGARAGGKAPGPLGRWLSKPFHTSSRAVGRSGSAGRRTRGRLPF
- a CDS encoding alpha/beta hydrolase family protein — its product is MSEPTRTADLFTPPAPVLSVSPVVLPAPDRAVDLEMRVSAPVTGSDLPVILLSHGQGYSNHLSSLHGYAPLADFWAAHGFVVIQPTHLSSRTLSLDPATPGAPLYWRSRAEDMRRILDRLDVIESLVPQLSGRLDHGSVAVAGHSMGGHTASLLLGARLTDPHDGTEVNLTEPRIKAGVLLAAPGRGGDALTESAAESLPFLLTTDFSRMTTPALVVAGDKDTATHLTVAGADWYADPYTLSPGPKSLLTLFDAEHGLGGVAGYDVAETTDENPERVAAVARLTWAYLRSALRPGDAAWQTARDALTTGPDPLGRVDSK
- the ppk2 gene encoding polyphosphate kinase 2, with amino-acid sequence MVDPQKASAAANGADPAVEARLLAGLLVDEERPEQPVLLDGEGKPLDTWRENYPYETKLRRQAYERQKRILQIELLKLQKWVRETGQRIVVVCEGRDAAGKGGTIKRFTERLNPRGAHVVALDKPTEKESGQWYFQRYVPHLPGAGEIVFFDRSWYNRAGVERVMGFCTPAQYRHFHEQAPVFEKMLTDDGILLVKFWFSVSRAEQRTRFAIRQVDPVRQWKLSPTDLASLDLWDAYTEAKVDMFRTTDTPYAPWTVVKSNDKRRGRLEAMRHLLLHCDYAAKDEEAVGTADPQIIGAADTLLESGEEPTDLSPTPLSPLSDGSGRHPEESPGPGEKT
- a CDS encoding ATP-binding protein, with product MAPQRGRIQTTVALEGDSFCIAEARHLAADFLARAQSVHGMPVTARAVDLTQLVVSELVTNALKYAPGPVLLDLRIVGDTLEVVVWDSDPVLPVARAADPGRVGQHGLEIVMAICEGFEVQREPVGKHITARLALLADPDTV
- a CDS encoding NUDIX domain-containing protein, giving the protein MNTVTGTGGSEVTDQLLRARLAHLLDGVRPWDEQERAHLATAAEWIAGGAPLYRTRKPDVPAVHLVSYFVVLDEEREELLLVAHRKAGLWLPSGGHVEPAEDPWDTVVRECREELHIEAVPSRVCGTAPFFLTVTRTRGQGRHTDVSLWYVLHAAVGSITSFDEGEFETVRWLSLPQVLAEPADTLDPHMHRFTRKLLAAGVPDGAQA
- a CDS encoding MFS transporter, giving the protein MTGTASGTDATPGRRALRPLVGVLTAMAVSLTGTRISGIALPWFVLVTTGSATQTGLVAFFEMTPYVVVKALTGPLVDRVGPRVISWTTDLASASAAAAVPLLHGLDLLSFPLLLVLVALIGAARGPGDLAKEVMVPEAADHSRVPLERATGLSGVIERLASTAGPAVGGSLVALVGPLTGLLVNAACFAAGSAVIALLLPRGVGRSTEDASSRNGEEGPGYWQRFREGWAFLRGDPLLLALIMMVGVTNLLDAAFAAVLVPVWARESGNGPTAIGLMGAVAGAAAIGGSLLATAVAHRLRRRAVFFIGFLVAGAPRFLVLAVDAPMSVVLTVFAVSGFGAGFLNPIIGAVLFERVPRPLLGRVNALGDAMAWSGIPLGGLIAGAAVAMAGPVPVLLVGGAAYFLTTNLTGLRPEWREMDRTRGRAPSGSGAKADAHPGDRAAPRSR
- a CDS encoding helix-turn-helix domain-containing protein, with the protein product MSRAAEETNRRMLRARDAMDRAYAQPLDVPALARIAHVSPAHFTRTFRATFGETPHRYLQRRRVERAMFLLRETGRSVTDICFEVGFGSPGTFSRTFSGIVGRSPRAYRQEAGRTADPTGPASAGVPTCFTMAWTRPRA
- a CDS encoding helix-turn-helix domain-containing protein — encoded protein: MPITVDIDVMLAKRKMSVGELADRVGITPANLAVLKNGRAKAVRFATLAALCEVLECQPGDLLRWEAPYAEDSENPGGE